From Microbacterium croceum, a single genomic window includes:
- a CDS encoding FMN-binding negative transcriptional regulator, protein MGRHPLRGGLTMYEFEKYLAPSQHEVNELVRRHPFALVVSNGGGAEGAPTVTHTPVIIERMAPDGGFVGGELLGHIARKNPQWQQLSDGDVVLLVFSGPHDYVSPTTYADDPNVPTWDYAAVHLTARVTVLEDAVDGMHVVTRTVEELEALEPTAWDMTSSLPTFERIVGGIVSFRFEILEQRAVFKVSQDKPHEVRQRVAAASRARGCPYGDVAELVERIGGRE, encoded by the coding sequence GTGGGACGCCATCCTCTGCGCGGCGGGCTGACCATGTACGAATTCGAGAAGTACCTCGCCCCCTCGCAGCACGAGGTGAACGAACTCGTGCGGCGCCATCCGTTCGCCCTGGTCGTCTCGAACGGCGGCGGAGCGGAGGGCGCGCCCACCGTCACGCACACGCCCGTCATCATCGAACGGATGGCCCCGGACGGCGGCTTCGTCGGCGGCGAGCTCCTGGGACACATCGCGCGCAAGAACCCGCAGTGGCAGCAGCTCTCGGACGGCGACGTCGTGCTCCTGGTGTTCTCGGGTCCTCATGACTACGTCTCCCCCACCACGTACGCCGACGACCCGAACGTGCCCACCTGGGACTACGCGGCCGTGCATCTCACGGCCAGGGTCACGGTGCTCGAGGATGCCGTCGACGGGATGCACGTCGTGACGCGCACGGTCGAGGAGCTCGAAGCGCTCGAACCGACGGCCTGGGACATGACGAGCTCGCTGCCCACCTTCGAGCGGATCGTCGGAGGCATCGTGTCGTTCCGGTTCGAGATCCTCGAGCAGCGCGCGGTGTTCAAGGTCAGCCAGGACAAGCCGCACGAGGTGCGGCAGCGGGTGGCCGCCGCCTCGCGCGCCCGCGGATGCCCCTACGGCGACGTCGCTGAGCTGGTCGAGCGCATCGGAGGTCGGGAATGA
- a CDS encoding P1 family peptidase — protein MTDIHRLAPVLPAGPRRSNGDYALTPVHGTDRGQVEYDFPGVLLGTAEYAEGPTGATVLSIPAGARTFTDRRGGAVGASGLYGYNHAICLAGGSVYGLSAVAGVSEALFARAEHRSGFDQLQLVSGAIIYDYSVRDNSVFPDTTLGKAALHAAREGVIEVGRVGGGASASSGKVDPARIEFTGQGAAFRQVGDVKVLVVTVLNPYGVILDRAGRIIRGNFDATTGERRHPALDYEEAIGESRLVDSMSGNTTITAVITNVQLSDVELKQFGLQVHSSMHRGIQPFHTPLDGDTLFALTTDEVALPEDPGTSRGRLSLNSTAVATLAGETAWDAILCAAG, from the coding sequence GTGACCGACATCCACCGTCTCGCCCCCGTCCTCCCCGCGGGTCCCCGTCGCTCCAACGGCGACTACGCCCTGACCCCCGTGCACGGCACGGACCGCGGACAGGTCGAATACGACTTCCCCGGCGTGCTCCTGGGCACCGCCGAGTATGCCGAGGGGCCGACCGGGGCGACGGTGCTGTCGATCCCCGCCGGGGCCAGGACCTTCACCGACCGCCGCGGCGGCGCGGTGGGGGCGAGCGGACTCTACGGCTACAACCACGCGATCTGCCTCGCCGGCGGCTCCGTGTACGGGCTCTCCGCCGTCGCGGGGGTCTCCGAGGCGCTGTTCGCACGCGCTGAGCACCGCTCCGGGTTCGACCAGCTCCAGCTCGTGTCCGGGGCGATCATCTACGACTATTCGGTGCGCGACAACTCGGTCTTCCCCGACACCACGCTCGGCAAGGCGGCACTCCACGCCGCGCGCGAAGGCGTCATCGAGGTCGGACGCGTGGGCGGCGGGGCTTCGGCGTCGTCCGGCAAGGTGGACCCGGCACGCATCGAATTCACGGGACAGGGCGCCGCGTTCCGGCAGGTCGGCGACGTGAAGGTGCTCGTGGTCACGGTGCTCAACCCCTACGGCGTGATCCTGGACCGCGCGGGCAGGATCATCCGCGGCAACTTCGATGCGACCACCGGCGAGCGCCGGCATCCCGCGCTCGACTACGAAGAGGCGATCGGGGAGTCGCGACTGGTCGACTCGATGTCGGGCAACACCACGATCACCGCCGTGATCACCAACGTGCAGCTGTCCGATGTCGAGCTGAAGCAGTTCGGTCTGCAGGTGCACAGCTCGATGCACCGCGGCATCCAGCCGTTCCATACCCCGCTCGACGGCGACACCCTGTTCGCGCTCACGACCGATGAGGTCGCGCTGCCCGAGGATCCCGGCACCTCGCGCGGCCGACTGTCGCTGAACTCCACCGCGGTGGCCACCCTCGCCGGTGAGACCGCGTGGGACGCCATCCTCTGCGCGGCGGGCTGA
- a CDS encoding ABC transporter permease yields the protein MAVALWSLRRIGAALLTLLVVSVLIFTSVRLMPGDYIDLVLGPLATEAQRAQAVAESGLDDPVVAQYFHWLFGVLTGDLGYSFVSNVSVSEEFAARLPVTATIALLTIVVTLLVGIPLGFLAALRSEGSAGAVGRIISALGISIPEFLLAGVVVFTVSTLGLGVSVGRFAPFAVDPGRFFGALVLPVAVLTVGCIAVVARNTRDAVMNVLVEPHVQAAVARGETPWFIVRHHVLRNAAAPILTIVGALVAVLLGGTVIVEFVFDIPGMGSYLQTALGRRDYAIVQSAVLLAAIVFIVASLLVDLLANALDPRLRLTGGSRR from the coding sequence ATGGCCGTCGCTCTGTGGTCGCTCCGGCGCATCGGCGCCGCACTGCTGACGCTGCTCGTCGTCTCGGTGCTGATCTTCACGTCCGTGCGTCTCATGCCGGGCGACTACATCGACCTCGTCCTGGGTCCGCTCGCCACCGAGGCGCAGCGGGCCCAGGCGGTGGCCGAGTCCGGACTCGACGACCCGGTGGTCGCCCAGTACTTCCACTGGCTCTTCGGCGTCCTCACCGGTGACCTCGGCTACTCGTTCGTCTCGAACGTGTCGGTGTCGGAGGAGTTCGCCGCCCGTCTCCCCGTCACGGCGACGATCGCCCTGCTCACCATCGTGGTGACTCTGCTCGTGGGGATCCCGCTCGGCTTCCTCGCCGCGCTCCGCTCCGAGGGCTCGGCCGGAGCCGTCGGACGCATCATCAGCGCCCTCGGCATCAGCATCCCCGAGTTCCTGCTCGCCGGGGTCGTGGTCTTCACGGTCTCCACGCTCGGTCTCGGGGTCTCGGTCGGGCGGTTCGCGCCGTTCGCCGTCGATCCGGGGCGGTTCTTCGGCGCCCTCGTGCTCCCCGTCGCAGTCCTGACCGTCGGCTGCATCGCCGTCGTCGCCCGCAACACGAGGGATGCGGTGATGAACGTGCTCGTGGAACCGCACGTGCAGGCGGCGGTGGCGCGTGGCGAGACGCCCTGGTTCATCGTGCGGCATCACGTGCTGCGCAACGCCGCCGCACCGATCCTCACGATCGTCGGCGCACTGGTCGCCGTGCTGCTGGGCGGCACCGTGATCGTGGAGTTCGTGTTCGACATCCCCGGCATGGGGTCATACCTGCAGACGGCGCTCGGGCGCCGCGACTACGCGATCGTGCAGAGCGCCGTGCTGCTCGCCGCGATCGTCTTCATCGTCGCGAGCCTGCTGGTCGACCTCCTCGCCAACGCGCTGGATCCGCGCCTGCGCCTGACCGGAGGGAGCCGCCGATGA
- a CDS encoding ABC transporter ATP-binding protein encodes MTAVHISDLALDFTGATTVRALDGVDLDVADGSSVAIVGESGSGKSTLAAVIGRLQPRAARIVRGALDVDGIDVLGLDDDALRAYRRDTLAYIAQDPIGSLDPTMRIGAQLKLVLRAVGDDGSPRRQVELLESMLITDPARVVRLFPHQISGGMAQRVAIAMAMCRRPKLLIADEPTAALDSQVREEVMRLLFAQAREQGTTILWLSHDLPAVARWCDEVAVMYAGRVVERGPASAVLGSPVHPYARALAATDPSRAKRGERLSSIPGSPPVLHGESQGCAFAARCAHRIDTCELVRPEPLGARHSLCIRAVELVEADHRAGPRPGEEVSA; translated from the coding sequence ATGACCGCCGTGCACATCAGCGACCTGGCCCTCGATTTCACGGGCGCCACCACGGTCCGCGCCCTCGACGGGGTGGATCTCGACGTCGCCGACGGCAGCTCCGTCGCGATCGTCGGGGAGTCCGGTTCCGGGAAGTCCACGCTCGCCGCGGTCATCGGCCGCCTGCAGCCGCGTGCGGCGCGAATCGTCCGCGGCGCGCTCGACGTCGACGGCATCGACGTGCTCGGCCTCGACGACGACGCGCTCCGCGCCTACCGCCGCGACACCCTCGCCTACATCGCGCAGGACCCGATCGGCTCGCTCGACCCGACGATGCGCATCGGCGCCCAGCTGAAGCTCGTGCTCCGCGCCGTCGGCGACGACGGGTCGCCCCGCCGCCAGGTGGAGCTGCTCGAGTCGATGCTGATCACCGACCCCGCCCGTGTCGTGCGGCTGTTCCCGCATCAGATCTCGGGAGGCATGGCGCAGCGCGTCGCGATCGCCATGGCGATGTGCCGGCGCCCGAAGCTCCTCATCGCCGACGAGCCCACGGCGGCGCTCGACAGCCAGGTGCGCGAGGAGGTCATGCGGCTGCTGTTCGCGCAGGCCCGCGAACAGGGCACCACGATCCTCTGGCTCAGCCACGACCTCCCCGCCGTCGCGCGCTGGTGCGACGAGGTCGCGGTCATGTATGCCGGGCGCGTCGTGGAGCGCGGCCCTGCGTCCGCCGTGCTCGGCAGCCCCGTGCACCCGTACGCACGGGCACTCGCGGCGACCGATCCGTCGCGGGCGAAGCGTGGCGAGCGGCTGTCGAGCATCCCGGGATCGCCGCCGGTGCTGCACGGCGAATCGCAGGGATGCGCCTTCGCCGCGCGCTGCGCCCACCGCATCGACACGTGCGAGCTCGTGCGGCCCGAACCCCTCGGCGCGCGCCACAGCCTCTGCATCCGTGCGGTGGAGCTCGTCGAGGCCGATCACCGCGCGGGGCCGCGCCCCGGAGAGGAGGTGTCGGCATGA
- a CDS encoding ABC transporter substrate-binding protein, translating into MHSAARAGVAFTAVAVLALTGCAAGASPDTEPTQNEVAPGFLAVSDDAFDGGGELVVQVDYDTAEASGLDPQGAATARSWMLEGLSYETLTTIDENLDVAPSLATSWETPSDTEYVFTLADDAVFSNGRAMTAADVVGSLQRLLDTPTTWTGQLGPITSIEATGDLEVTVTLSEPYAPFLAALANTPAAVLPMAEIESGEVDITTEMVGTGPLVATAHRQDEEWTFEPNEHHPDAASLGFSTLTIDIVGDEATRAAALRDGSADFAVLNSIDSAELLANAKDVTVVGQRNTDFHYLMINSLTGDEALQDQDVRFAINSAIDRDAINELAFGGSTAATGVTPAGLPDACVAADLPSAARDVAAAKAVIDEIGGLELDLVVYTDEPVLAQIAQVMQQNLAEIGVTVEIQQVDYATYSAAVYGSPADFDLALSWFAGYADPAMVTTWWNPEVAGFSAVFMKGSDKLDGLIADGYSTAPGADRAAVFENLCTLADEQSEMVPLVLRPSTLGWNTASLSPTLSSDEGYGNFLRYITQFRAS; encoded by the coding sequence ATGCACTCTGCAGCTCGCGCGGGGGTGGCGTTCACCGCCGTCGCCGTCCTCGCCCTCACCGGATGCGCCGCCGGCGCCTCACCCGATACCGAACCCACCCAGAACGAGGTCGCACCCGGCTTCCTCGCCGTGTCCGACGACGCCTTCGACGGCGGCGGCGAGCTCGTCGTCCAGGTGGACTACGACACCGCCGAGGCCAGCGGCCTGGATCCGCAGGGAGCGGCGACCGCGCGCTCCTGGATGCTGGAGGGGCTCTCCTACGAGACGCTCACCACCATCGACGAGAACCTCGACGTCGCCCCTTCGCTCGCCACCTCGTGGGAGACGCCGAGCGACACCGAGTACGTCTTCACGCTCGCCGACGACGCCGTGTTCTCGAACGGACGCGCGATGACGGCGGCCGACGTGGTCGGCAGCCTCCAGCGCCTCCTCGACACCCCGACGACCTGGACCGGCCAGCTCGGCCCCATCACGTCGATCGAGGCGACCGGTGACCTCGAGGTCACCGTCACGCTCTCCGAGCCCTACGCCCCCTTCCTCGCCGCGCTCGCCAACACACCGGCCGCCGTGCTGCCGATGGCCGAGATCGAATCGGGTGAGGTCGACATCACGACCGAGATGGTCGGCACCGGCCCGCTCGTGGCGACCGCGCACCGTCAGGACGAGGAGTGGACCTTCGAGCCGAACGAGCACCACCCCGACGCCGCATCCCTCGGGTTCTCGACGCTGACGATCGACATCGTCGGTGATGAGGCCACCAGGGCCGCTGCACTCCGGGACGGCTCCGCGGACTTCGCGGTGCTGAACTCGATCGACTCCGCCGAACTCCTCGCGAATGCGAAGGACGTGACGGTCGTCGGCCAGCGCAATACCGACTTCCACTATCTGATGATCAACTCGCTCACCGGCGATGAGGCGCTGCAGGATCAGGACGTGCGGTTCGCGATCAACAGCGCGATCGATCGGGATGCGATCAACGAACTGGCGTTCGGCGGCTCGACGGCCGCGACCGGCGTCACCCCGGCCGGACTCCCCGACGCCTGCGTCGCCGCGGACCTTCCCTCCGCCGCACGCGACGTGGCGGCGGCGAAGGCCGTGATCGATGAGATCGGCGGTCTCGAACTGGACCTGGTCGTGTACACCGACGAGCCGGTGCTCGCCCAGATCGCGCAGGTCATGCAGCAGAACCTCGCCGAGATCGGCGTGACCGTCGAGATCCAGCAGGTCGACTACGCCACCTACTCCGCAGCCGTCTACGGCAGCCCTGCCGACTTCGACCTGGCGCTGAGCTGGTTCGCCGGCTATGCGGACCCGGCTATGGTCACGACGTGGTGGAACCCCGAGGTCGCCGGCTTCTCGGCCGTCTTCATGAAGGGCTCCGACAAGCTCGACGGACTCATCGCCGACGGATACTCGACCGCACCGGGCGCCGACCGCGCCGCGGTGTTCGAGAACCTGTGCACCCTCGCCGACGAGCAGAGCGAGATGGTCCCGCTGGTGCTGCGCCCCTCCACCCTCGGATGGAACACCGCCTCACTGTCCCCGACGCTGAGCAGCGACGAGGGCTACGGCAACTTCCTCCGGTACATCACCCAGTTCCGCGCCAGCTGA
- a CDS encoding primary-amine oxidase gives MNCSCSTSDHVQRSRRLGDESGAPYATLSADELQRVSEILRANGALDDAHRIAYIGLDEPDRREVAAGRSVPRRARVQLLDVDSGRARALSVDLGSGTLARDVDIDPDRDGQVPLLQEEHGIIRELIGADERWATALAARGIDDPSTVALAGLSAGRYPIEGEQGRRLARVLGHHQPTPQTMPWAHPIDGLVAYVDLASRTVVDVIDTGVMPIPQETGDYHVPGTFGPERTTQKPIVIQQPEGPSFSFDGDVISWEKWSLRIGYDMREGLILHGIGFEDEGRVRPIVHRASVAEMLVPYGDPGPVRFWQNYFDTGEYLLGRLVNSLELGCDCVGDITYLDVPIADARGDVKVLPNAICIHEEDAGVLWKHTEQFTGTSDVRRQRRLVISFFVTVGNYDYGFYWYLYLDGKIEFEAKATGLVFTAAYDERTSRFASELAPGLAAPYHQHLFCARLDMAVDDGPAVIDEVDVGALPIDDDNLHGSAIGFTKTRLRSEQEGRRRANATVDRTWRISSATAKNRLGRPTSYVLTPEGKPVLLAQPESVIASRARFATSDLWVTAYDPDERYPAGDVVNQSAPEQGLPAFVADDASLDGADLVLWHTFGLTHFPRTEDWPIMPVDTCGFTLKPHDFFDRNPTLDVPASPTACACAHEDAGAARTEHHLHHLSVRPSSHHG, from the coding sequence ATGAACTGCAGCTGTTCCACGTCCGACCACGTCCAGCGCTCGCGCCGCCTCGGCGATGAATCCGGTGCGCCGTACGCGACGCTCTCCGCGGACGAGCTGCAGCGCGTCTCCGAGATCCTCCGGGCGAACGGCGCCCTCGACGATGCACACCGCATCGCCTACATCGGACTCGACGAGCCCGATCGCCGGGAGGTCGCCGCCGGTCGCAGCGTCCCCCGCCGGGCGCGCGTGCAGCTCCTCGACGTCGACAGCGGACGCGCACGGGCGCTCTCCGTGGATCTCGGCAGCGGAACGCTCGCGAGAGACGTCGACATCGACCCCGATCGCGACGGACAGGTGCCGCTGCTGCAGGAGGAGCACGGGATCATCCGTGAGCTGATCGGCGCTGACGAGCGGTGGGCGACCGCCCTGGCCGCGCGAGGCATCGACGACCCGAGCACCGTCGCCCTGGCCGGCCTCTCCGCGGGCCGCTACCCGATCGAAGGCGAGCAGGGACGCCGACTTGCCCGTGTGCTCGGCCACCACCAGCCGACGCCGCAGACCATGCCGTGGGCGCACCCGATCGACGGCCTCGTCGCCTATGTCGACCTGGCGAGCCGCACCGTCGTCGACGTGATCGACACCGGCGTGATGCCGATCCCGCAGGAGACCGGCGACTACCATGTGCCCGGCACGTTCGGCCCCGAGCGCACGACGCAGAAGCCGATCGTGATCCAGCAGCCCGAAGGCCCGAGCTTCTCGTTCGACGGTGACGTGATCTCTTGGGAGAAGTGGTCGCTGCGCATCGGCTACGACATGCGCGAGGGGCTCATCCTGCACGGCATCGGCTTCGAGGACGAGGGGCGCGTGCGCCCCATCGTGCACCGTGCCTCCGTCGCCGAGATGCTGGTGCCCTACGGCGACCCCGGGCCCGTGCGCTTCTGGCAGAACTACTTCGACACGGGCGAGTACCTGCTCGGCCGACTCGTGAACTCCCTCGAACTCGGCTGTGACTGCGTCGGCGACATCACGTATCTCGACGTCCCGATCGCCGATGCCCGTGGCGATGTCAAGGTGCTCCCGAACGCGATCTGCATCCACGAGGAGGATGCAGGCGTGCTGTGGAAGCACACCGAGCAGTTCACCGGCACGAGCGACGTCCGGCGCCAACGGCGTCTCGTGATCTCGTTCTTCGTCACGGTCGGCAACTACGACTACGGGTTCTACTGGTACCTGTACCTCGACGGCAAGATCGAGTTCGAGGCGAAGGCGACGGGGCTCGTGTTCACCGCGGCCTATGACGAGCGCACCAGCAGGTTCGCCAGCGAGCTCGCGCCAGGGCTCGCTGCCCCGTACCACCAGCACCTGTTCTGCGCCCGCCTGGACATGGCGGTCGACGACGGGCCCGCGGTGATCGACGAGGTGGACGTGGGGGCACTCCCGATCGACGACGACAACCTGCACGGTAGCGCGATCGGCTTCACGAAGACCCGTCTGCGCAGCGAGCAGGAGGGGCGGCGCCGGGCCAACGCGACCGTCGATCGGACGTGGCGCATCAGCAGTGCGACCGCGAAGAACCGCCTCGGCCGTCCGACCTCCTACGTGCTGACGCCGGAGGGCAAGCCGGTGCTCCTCGCGCAGCCCGAATCGGTGATCGCGTCCCGAGCCCGCTTCGCGACCTCCGACCTCTGGGTCACCGCATACGACCCCGACGAGCGCTACCCCGCGGGCGACGTGGTCAACCAGAGCGCCCCGGAGCAGGGGCTGCCCGCCTTCGTGGCCGATGACGCCTCACTCGACGGCGCCGACCTGGTGCTCTGGCACACGTTCGGCCTCACGCACTTCCCCCGCACGGAGGACTGGCCGATCATGCCCGTCGACACCTGCGGCTTCACTCTGAAACCCCACGACTTCTTCGACCGGAACCCGACCCTCGACGTCCCGGCCTCCCCCACCGCATGCGCCTGTGCTCACGAGGACGCCGGCGCTGCACGCACCGAGCACCACCTGCATCACCTCTCTGTCCGCCCGTCGTCGCACCACGGCTGA
- a CDS encoding LacI family DNA-binding transcriptional regulator: MQEPRRARLIDVARRAGVGKTTASDALSGGGRVSPATREAVLAAAADLGYSVNTAARHLRGGAIGTIGIVLPEVVSRSSYYMAFTFGIVTSAAAHDIDVTIVSPSVSSGRSRPIRADGLIIGDPLSGDAALPALMSSGIPIVTQEHLPDDIAGTPDGVLWSSHETAMLRLFDEIDVTGARHPALLVAPDATDWSRQLVSGYRQGCAARDLDPVIAPISFEAPWHEVREATEKLLQTHPGTDVIICGPDSSAIEVVAVLGRMGRTVGDDITVVSCVDHPSLPFLTPSITSIDLRPRDSGVACAELLIDLLDGRVASGTDVEFPIDVVARESTAQPLRVRR; this comes from the coding sequence ATGCAAGAGCCACGGCGCGCCCGATTGATCGATGTCGCTCGGCGCGCAGGTGTCGGCAAGACCACCGCGTCCGACGCGCTCAGCGGGGGCGGACGCGTCTCTCCCGCCACCCGGGAAGCCGTGCTGGCGGCCGCCGCAGATCTCGGGTACTCCGTGAACACGGCGGCGCGGCACCTCCGTGGCGGGGCCATCGGGACCATCGGGATCGTCCTGCCCGAGGTCGTCTCCCGCTCGTCGTACTACATGGCGTTCACGTTCGGCATCGTCACCAGCGCCGCCGCGCACGACATCGACGTCACGATCGTCAGCCCCTCGGTCTCGTCCGGCCGCTCGCGACCGATCCGCGCGGACGGACTCATCATCGGCGACCCGCTCTCCGGCGACGCGGCGCTGCCCGCGCTGATGTCGTCGGGGATCCCGATCGTCACGCAGGAGCATCTGCCGGATGACATCGCCGGCACGCCGGACGGCGTGCTCTGGTCGTCGCACGAGACGGCCATGCTGCGGCTCTTCGACGAGATCGACGTCACCGGAGCCCGCCACCCCGCCCTCCTGGTGGCGCCTGATGCCACCGACTGGTCCCGCCAGCTCGTCTCCGGCTATCGCCAGGGCTGCGCGGCGCGCGACCTCGACCCGGTGATCGCCCCGATCTCGTTCGAGGCGCCGTGGCACGAGGTGCGCGAGGCGACCGAGAAGCTGCTGCAGACGCATCCGGGGACGGACGTGATCATCTGCGGCCCTGACTCGAGCGCGATCGAGGTCGTGGCCGTGCTGGGGCGGATGGGCCGCACGGTCGGCGACGACATCACGGTGGTCTCGTGCGTCGACCATCCGTCGCTCCCGTTCCTGACACCGTCGATCACCTCGATCGATCTGCGTCCTCGCGACTCGGGCGTCGCCTGTGCGGAGCTGCTCATCGACCTGCTCGACGGACGCGTGGCATCGGGCACGGACGTGGAGTTCCCGATCGACGTGGTGGCGAGGGAGTCCACCGCGCAGCCGCTGCGGGTGCGCCGGTGA
- a CDS encoding ATP-binding cassette domain-containing protein: MSAVPSASTAAPTVELDDVSVAFTSGIGTNRREVRAMSHVSFAVAPGETLGLVGESGSGKTTTGSVVLGLQRPDSGAVRFQGAPLARSLRSRAGRMQAVLQHPRWALDPRSTVLSSVLEPLLVHERRSSAADERAVAMLERVGLPSSFAARRPHQLSGGQLQRVSVARALVTHPAFIVFDEAVSALDVSVQAQILNLIQDLQAEHGFAALFISHDLAAVRYISHHLAVMRAGEIVEHAPAEVFYDLPSHPYSRQLFQELSS, from the coding sequence ATGAGCGCCGTTCCCTCCGCGTCGACCGCGGCACCCACCGTCGAGCTCGACGACGTCAGCGTCGCCTTCACGTCCGGCATCGGCACGAACCGGCGCGAGGTCAGGGCCATGTCGCATGTGTCGTTCGCGGTCGCCCCCGGCGAGACCCTCGGCCTGGTCGGCGAGTCCGGATCGGGCAAGACCACGACGGGTTCCGTCGTGCTCGGGCTGCAGCGTCCCGATTCCGGCGCCGTGCGGTTCCAGGGCGCTCCGCTCGCGCGCAGCCTGCGGTCTCGCGCCGGCCGGATGCAGGCGGTGCTGCAGCATCCCCGGTGGGCGCTCGATCCCCGCTCGACCGTGCTGTCGTCGGTGTTGGAGCCGCTGCTCGTGCACGAGCGGCGCAGCTCGGCCGCAGACGAGCGCGCGGTGGCGATGCTCGAACGGGTCGGACTGCCATCGTCGTTCGCCGCCCGTCGCCCGCACCAGCTCTCCGGAGGGCAGCTCCAGCGCGTGAGCGTCGCCCGCGCCCTCGTCACGCATCCGGCGTTCATCGTGTTCGACGAGGCCGTCAGCGCGCTCGACGTCTCGGTGCAGGCGCAGATCCTCAACCTCATCCAGGATCTGCAGGCCGAGCACGGCTTCGCGGCCCTGTTCATCTCCCACGATCTCGCCGCCGTGCGCTACATCTCCCATCACCTGGCGGTGATGCGCGCCGGCGAGATCGTCGAGCACGCACCCGCCGAGGTGTTCTACGACCTGCCCAGCCATCCCTATTCGCGTCAACTGTTCCAGGAGCTCTCATCGTGA
- a CDS encoding ABC transporter permease: protein MSVAPTATYRVRAASQATRGAWRRSDAVLRTAIIVLGVIVIVTVIAVLTGITGSTSATVGGRLEGPSALAPIGTDNLGRSLLPRLFQGTATTLVVSIVAVVCSAVVSTLLGMLAGYYGGAANEVVMRVADVLYAFPALVLAILVSALLGPGRPAAIISIVVITIPLMTRVVRIATRGVAERDFIISARISGVRTPVIFARRLLPNISGTIAVQASYALSVAILVEGGLSFLGFGVQVPEASLGLLIQQGMLYMTQAPQLVIIPGVVLVISILCINIIGDGLRDRFEPRETRSLR, encoded by the coding sequence ATGAGCGTCGCACCCACAGCCACCTACCGCGTCCGTGCGGCGAGCCAGGCCACGCGCGGCGCCTGGCGTCGCAGCGACGCCGTGCTGCGCACCGCGATCATCGTGCTCGGCGTGATCGTGATCGTGACGGTGATCGCGGTGCTCACCGGCATCACCGGATCGACGAGCGCCACCGTCGGCGGGCGCCTGGAGGGCCCGTCCGCGCTCGCGCCGATCGGCACCGACAACCTCGGCCGCTCGCTGCTGCCCCGACTGTTCCAGGGGACGGCGACGACCCTGGTGGTCTCGATCGTCGCCGTCGTGTGCTCGGCCGTCGTCAGCACCCTGCTCGGCATGCTGGCCGGTTATTACGGCGGCGCGGCGAACGAGGTGGTCATGCGCGTCGCCGATGTGCTCTACGCGTTCCCCGCTCTGGTGCTGGCGATCCTCGTCTCCGCACTGCTGGGACCGGGACGCCCTGCGGCGATCATCAGCATCGTCGTGATCACGATCCCCCTCATGACCAGAGTCGTGCGCATCGCCACCCGCGGCGTGGCCGAGCGCGACTTCATCATCTCCGCCCGCATCAGCGGCGTGCGCACCCCGGTGATCTTCGCGCGCCGCCTGCTGCCGAACATCTCGGGCACCATCGCCGTGCAGGCGAGCTACGCGCTCTCCGTCGCGATCCTGGTCGAAGGCGGGCTGAGCTTCCTCGGCTTCGGAGTGCAGGTGCCGGAGGCCTCCCTCGGACTCCTGATCCAGCAGGGGATGCTCTACATGACCCAGGCCCCGCAGCTCGTGATCATCCCCGGCGTCGTGCTGGTGATCTCGATCCTGTGCATCAACATCATCGGCGACGGCCTCCGCGACCGATTCGAACCGCGAGAGACGAGGTCCCTCCGATGA